AATCCATATCCTTTTCGTTTCTGACGGTCTTTAGCTTCTTTTTCGCAAGCTCAAGCGCTAAGGCCGTCATATCCTCGGGAGCTTCATTGTCGGCGGCGTCGAGAGCCGCTTCCCGGTCTACGCCCTTTTTCATAAGCTCCATCACTACGCGCCGCCTGCCGTACAGTTTTTTATTATATAAATAATACGCAAGCTTTTCGGCATATGCCTTGTCGCTGATAACGCCCTCGTCGGCAAGCTCCTCTACGGCCGCCTCGGCCGCCGCATCGTCAAAGCCTGCCCGCATAAGGCGTTCGGTGAGCGCCTGCTTTGATTTGTCGGCATGATCGAGAAGATTCAGCGCCTTTTTCTTTGCGGCGCGTATATTCTCGGCCTGTGTGACGC
This Clostridia bacterium DNA region includes the following protein-coding sequences:
- a CDS encoding regulatory protein RecX encodes the protein MMITAIEPQKGDPNRRNIFADGRFVIGVSREVWDTFGLSLGDELDEDTLARVTQAENIRAAKKKALNLLDHADKSKQALTERLMRAGFDDAAAEAAVEELADEGVISDKAYAEKLAYYLYNKKLYGRRRVVMELMKKGVDREAALDAADNEAPEDMTALALELAKKKLKTVRNEKDMDYDKFFAYLLRSGHEYKDIREALGEIF